One uncultured Carboxylicivirga sp. genomic window, AAGATAAGAAACTGATGCGCATGGGTATGTTTACGGCTTTGGCAATTGGTATACATAACTTTCCCGAGGGATTGGCTACTTTTACGGCAGCCTTGCAGGATCCTAATATAGGTATTGCCATTGCGGTTGCTATTGCTATTCATAATATCCCCGAAGGTATTGCTGTTTCGGTGCCCATCTATTATGCAACAGGTAGCAGAAGAAAAGCTTTTCGATTAAGTTTCTTATCCGGATTATCTGAACCGATTGGTGCTTTAATAGGTTATCTTGTTTTAATGCCATTTATGGGGCCATTAACTTTTGGTATTATTTTCGCCGGTGTAGCTGGTATAATGGTATTCATCTCCTTAGACGAATTATTACCTTCTGCACGCGAATACGGCGAACATCACTTGTCAATTTATGGATTGTTTGCCGGAATGGCGGTAATGGCTGTTAGCTTGTTGTTATTTTTATAATCTGGTTATGGGATGCTAAAAAAAGAACGTTTTCAACGAACCATCGAATATTTTCAAAAAAACATGCCGGTTGCCGAAACCGAGCTGCATTATTCAAATCCTTATGAGTTGCTGGTGGCTGTTATTCTTTCGGCACAATGCACCGATAAAAGAGTTAACCAATTAACACCTGCAATCTTCGAGCGCTATCCAAATGCCGAAGATATGGCTCAATCAACACCTGAAGAGATTTTTGAATTGATTCGTTCGTGCAGTTATCCGAATAATAAGAGTAAGCATCTGGTTGGCATGGCTCAAATGCTTGTTAATGATTTTAATGGCATAGTACCTGATGATATTAATGAATTGCAAAAACTTCCGGGTGTTGGGCGTAAAACCGCCAATGTAATAGCTTCGGTTGTTTATGAAAAACCGGCCATGGCTGTTGACACGCATGTTTTTCGCGTTGCAGCTCGCATTGGTTTAACAACTAATTCGAAAACACCCCTTGATACTGAAAAGCAATTAGTGAAATATTTTCCTGAGGATTTGTTACCCATCGCACATCACTGGCTTATTCTGCATGGGCGATATGTTTGTATTGCACGTAAACCAAAGTGTGGCAAATGTGGATTAAAAGAATTTTGCAAGTTTTATTTACAACAATCAGAGTTGGCTTAATTGATTAACTTACAAATTGTAAGTATAAGGCTTTAAAATACCTTAATTTATCATTTAACAATTATTAACTGCGATAATTTGATAGTATATAAATAAAAGTTGCATATTTGCAGTAGGGATTTTCATAAAAATTGGATTTAGTTAGCTGATTTAAGGGTAAGGACAGATTTTCCGATCTGTCCTTTTTCTTTACTCAAAACTTCTCATTTGCTAACTCTTAACATGAATTAACTTTGTTTGCATTTTGTTCACTATATAAATTATGATATTTGTATTGTAGATTTTTTTTCATAGATTTTGGATTTGGTTAACGAACTGATAAGGTAGGACAGATTGCTCAATCTGTCCTTTTTTTGTCTCATGCTGAAACATTTAACACGAATTAACCTTGTTTGAGGTTTCTTTACTATAATATAATGCATCTTTGCACTGTAGATTTTTATTCATAGATTTGGATTTAGTTAACGAACTGATTTAAGGGTAAGGACAGATTTTCCGATCTGTCCTTTTTTTATTTATAGCCTTTCGCTTCTTTTTTGATCTTCAATTATTTCTGACTATTAGTAAATTTCAATTGAATTGCAGATGATTTTGTCTTTAATTGAAGTTTCCCAAAAATACATGTTCATTTTTCTTGTCTGCTTTGTTGGTTTTTACTAACTTATGTACAGTTTAAACCTCAAAAATCAGCGCTATGGATAATTTGTTTCTAAAATACATGCAAGAGCGTTCGGGGCAACGCAAGGCGCCTGAAACCAAACATGGTTTGGCAGGACCTGTAATTACCATTTCGCGCGAATATGGTTGTCATGGGCAAAAGATTGGTCAATTACTTGCTGAAAAGATTACAAAAGAATTAAGTGCGGCAGGAATTAATAAAGAGTGGAGAATGATCAGTAAAGAGATTCTCGAACGATCGGCCAATGAGCTTAAACTGACTCCTGCACTTCTACAGGATTTGAGTGATTACAGGCAGAAAAACTTTTTTGAAAACCTGGCATTGTTCTTCAGTAGTTCTTATTATCCGGGCGATGCAAAAATTAAGAATACCATTGCAAAATTCCTGCACGATGAAGCAGAGGAAGGAAATGTTGTAATTGTTGGTCGTGCTGCCGAAGCCATCACTAAAAATATCAAGCAATCGTTTCATGTTAAGTTGGAGGCACCACTGGAATGGAGAGCAGAGTTAGTGGCGAAAGAAGAGAAAATTAGTTTAAGCGATGCTAAAAAAGAATGCATTGAACAGGATAAACGAAGAGCAAACTTCAGAGATTATTTCGAAAATGGTCGTCCAGATATAGATTTCTTCGATTTAAAGATCAATGCAATGACAATGTCGGATGATGACATTGTGAATTTATTGTATTGTCTGGCTCGTTCCAGGGGATTCTTATAGTGTTACAGATAACTTCTCATCAATTGTTCGGATTGTGATTTGTATGAACTTC contains:
- the zupT gene encoding zinc transporter ZupT is translated as MEFNSILFAFALTLFAGLSTGIGSAMAFFAKRTNTRFLAISLGFSAGVMIYVSFVEIFFKAKDVLIEAYGETSGTWYTVIAFFGGVLFIALIDKFIPSAENPHELHSVEDMSGKPPTKDKKLMRMGMFTALAIGIHNFPEGLATFTAALQDPNIGIAIAVAIAIHNIPEGIAVSVPIYYATGSRRKAFRLSFLSGLSEPIGALIGYLVLMPFMGPLTFGIIFAGVAGIMVFISLDELLPSAREYGEHHLSIYGLFAGMAVMAVSLLLFL
- the nth gene encoding endonuclease III, giving the protein MLKKERFQRTIEYFQKNMPVAETELHYSNPYELLVAVILSAQCTDKRVNQLTPAIFERYPNAEDMAQSTPEEIFELIRSCSYPNNKSKHLVGMAQMLVNDFNGIVPDDINELQKLPGVGRKTANVIASVVYEKPAMAVDTHVFRVAARIGLTTNSKTPLDTEKQLVKYFPEDLLPIAHHWLILHGRYVCIARKPKCGKCGLKEFCKFYLQQSELA
- a CDS encoding cytidylate kinase-like family protein; its protein translation is MDNLFLKYMQERSGQRKAPETKHGLAGPVITISREYGCHGQKIGQLLAEKITKELSAAGINKEWRMISKEILERSANELKLTPALLQDLSDYRQKNFFENLALFFSSSYYPGDAKIKNTIAKFLHDEAEEGNVVIVGRAAEAITKNIKQSFHVKLEAPLEWRAELVAKEEKISLSDAKKECIEQDKRRANFRDYFENGRPDIDFFDLKINAMTMSDDDIVNLLYCLARSRGFL